In a single window of the Pithys albifrons albifrons isolate INPA30051 chromosome 19, PitAlb_v1, whole genome shotgun sequence genome:
- the USH1G gene encoding pre-mRNA splicing regulator USH1G isoform X1 produces the protein MNDQYHRAARDGYLDLLKEATKKDLNSPDEDGMTPTLWAAYHGNLDALRLIVSRGGDPDKCDIWGNTPLHLAAANGHLNCLSFLISFGANIWCLDNDYHTPLDMAAMKGHMECVRYLDSIAAKQSSLNPKLVSKLKDKAFRDAERRIKDCVKLQKKHHERMEKRYRKEMSDNSDTMSFSSYSSSTLSKKFQHMSMVTSLPYSQATIHGTAKGKTKIQKKLEKKKQVDGTFKIYEDGRKSVRSLSGLQLGNDVMFVKQGTYASPKEWTRRNIRDMFLTDEDTVSRAISDPGLHMDSAHSEVSTDSGHESLFNRPGLGTMVFRRNYISSGLFGIGQEDGGTLGEDNTDGMGVKLRSRLQRSPSLNDSIGSANSLQERNAEELPWDEVELGLDDDDEPDTSPLETFLASLHMFEFISILKKEKIDLEALMLCSDNDLKSINIPLGPRKKIVDAIQRRRQTLEKPDVIVDTEL, from the exons ATGAATGACCAGTACCACCGGGCTGCCCGGGACGGCTACCTGGACCTGCTGAAGGAAGCCACCAAGAAGGACCTAAACTCGCCGGATGAGGATGGCATGACCCCGACCCTCTGGGCTGCCTACCATGGCAACCTGGACGCCCTGCGCCTCATTGTCAGCAGAGG GGGTGATCCAGACAAATGTGACATCTGGGGGAACACCCCTCTCCACCTGGCAGCAGCCAACGGCCACCTGAACTGCCTTTCCTTCCTCATCTCCTTTGGGGCCAACATCTGGTGCCTGGACAATGACTACCACACCCCGCTGGACATGGCAGCCATGAAGGGGCACATGGAGTGCGTGCGGTACCTGGACTCTATCGCTGCCAAGCAGAGCAGCCTCAACCCCAAGCTGGTGAGCAAACTGAAGGACAAGGCCTTTCGGGACGCGGAGCGGAGGATTAAGGACTGTGTGAAGCTGCAGAAGAAGCACCATGAAAGGATGGAGAAACGGTACAGAAAGGAGATGTCGGATAATTCAGATACCATGAGCTTTTCCAGCTATTCAAGCAGCACCTTAAGCAAGAAGTTCCAGCACATGTCTATGGTGACTTCCCTGCCATACTCACAGGCCACCATCCATGGCACAGCCAagggaaagacaaaaatacagaagaaactagagaagaaaaagcaggtgGATGGGACTTTCAAGATCTATGAGGATGGGAGGAAGAGTGTGCGATCTCTGTCTGGTCTGCAGCTGGGCAACGACGTCATGTTTGTGAAGCAGGGCACATACGCCAGCCCCAAAGAGTGGACTCGCCGTAATATCAGGGACATGTTCCTCACGGATGAAGACACTGTCTCCCGTGCCATAAGTGACCCGGGTTTGCACATGGACTCAGCCCACTCGGAAGTCAGCACTGACTCTGGCCATGAGTCCCTGTTCAATCGCCCCGGGCTGGGCACCATGGTGTTCCGGCGCAACTACATCAGCAGTGGGCTCTTTGGGATCGGCCAGGAGGACGGGGGCACGCTGGGCGAAGACAACACAGATGGGATGGGGGTCAAACTGCGGAGCCGCCTGCAGCGCTCGCCAAGTCTCAACGACAGCATTGGCAGTGCCAACAGCCTGCAGGAGAGGaatgcagaggagctgccctgggacGAGGTGGAGCTGGGCTTGGACGATGATGACGAACCAGACACCAGCCCCTTGGAGACTTTTCTGGCTTCCCTGCACATGTTTGAGTTCATCTCCAtcctgaagaaggaaaagattgACTTGGAGGCCCTCATGCTATGCTCAGACAATGACCTGAAGAGCATCAATATCCCACTGGGCCCCAGGAAAAAGATTgtggatgccatccagaggagACGACAAACTCTGGAGAAGCCAGATGTCATTGTAGACACTGAACT ATAG
- the USH1G gene encoding pre-mRNA splicing regulator USH1G isoform X2, protein MNDQYHRAARDGYLDLLKEATKKDLNSPDEDGMTPTLWAAYHGNLDALRLIVSRGGDPDKCDIWGNTPLHLAAANGHLNCLSFLISFGANIWCLDNDYHTPLDMAAMKGHMECVRYLDSIAAKQSSLNPKLVSKLKDKAFRDAERRIKDCVKLQKKHHERMEKRYRKEMSDNSDTMSFSSYSSSTLSKKFQHMSMVTSLPYSQATIHGTAKGKTKIQKKLEKKKQVDGTFKIYEDGRKSVRSLSGLQLGNDVMFVKQGTYASPKEWTRRNIRDMFLTDEDTVSRAISDPGLHMDSAHSEVSTDSGHESLFNRPGLGTMVFRRNYISSGLFGIGQEDGGTLGEDNTDGMGVKLRSRLQRSPSLNDSIGSANSLQERNAEELPWDEVELGLDDDDEPDTSPLETFLASLHMFEFISILKKEKIDLEALMLCSDNDLKSINIPLGPRKKIVDAIQRRRQTLEKPDVIVDTEL, encoded by the exons ATGAATGACCAGTACCACCGGGCTGCCCGGGACGGCTACCTGGACCTGCTGAAGGAAGCCACCAAGAAGGACCTAAACTCGCCGGATGAGGATGGCATGACCCCGACCCTCTGGGCTGCCTACCATGGCAACCTGGACGCCCTGCGCCTCATTGTCAGCAGAGG GGGTGATCCAGACAAATGTGACATCTGGGGGAACACCCCTCTCCACCTGGCAGCAGCCAACGGCCACCTGAACTGCCTTTCCTTCCTCATCTCCTTTGGGGCCAACATCTGGTGCCTGGACAATGACTACCACACCCCGCTGGACATGGCAGCCATGAAGGGGCACATGGAGTGCGTGCGGTACCTGGACTCTATCGCTGCCAAGCAGAGCAGCCTCAACCCCAAGCTGGTGAGCAAACTGAAGGACAAGGCCTTTCGGGACGCGGAGCGGAGGATTAAGGACTGTGTGAAGCTGCAGAAGAAGCACCATGAAAGGATGGAGAAACGGTACAGAAAGGAGATGTCGGATAATTCAGATACCATGAGCTTTTCCAGCTATTCAAGCAGCACCTTAAGCAAGAAGTTCCAGCACATGTCTATGGTGACTTCCCTGCCATACTCACAGGCCACCATCCATGGCACAGCCAagggaaagacaaaaatacagaagaaactagagaagaaaaagcaggtgGATGGGACTTTCAAGATCTATGAGGATGGGAGGAAGAGTGTGCGATCTCTGTCTGGTCTGCAGCTGGGCAACGACGTCATGTTTGTGAAGCAGGGCACATACGCCAGCCCCAAAGAGTGGACTCGCCGTAATATCAGGGACATGTTCCTCACGGATGAAGACACTGTCTCCCGTGCCATAAGTGACCCGGGTTTGCACATGGACTCAGCCCACTCGGAAGTCAGCACTGACTCTGGCCATGAGTCCCTGTTCAATCGCCCCGGGCTGGGCACCATGGTGTTCCGGCGCAACTACATCAGCAGTGGGCTCTTTGGGATCGGCCAGGAGGACGGGGGCACGCTGGGCGAAGACAACACAGATGGGATGGGGGTCAAACTGCGGAGCCGCCTGCAGCGCTCGCCAAGTCTCAACGACAGCATTGGCAGTGCCAACAGCCTGCAGGAGAGGaatgcagaggagctgccctgggacGAGGTGGAGCTGGGCTTGGACGATGATGACGAACCAGACACCAGCCCCTTGGAGACTTTTCTGGCTTCCCTGCACATGTTTGAGTTCATCTCCAtcctgaagaaggaaaagattgACTTGGAGGCCCTCATGCTATGCTCAGACAATGACCTGAAGAGCATCAATATCCCACTGGGCCCCAGGAAAAAGATTgtggatgccatccagaggagACGACAAACTCTGGAGAAGCCAGATGTCATTGTAGACACTGAACTGTAA